Proteins co-encoded in one Papaver somniferum cultivar HN1 chromosome 5, ASM357369v1, whole genome shotgun sequence genomic window:
- the LOC113278367 gene encoding 60S ribosomal protein L30 — MVAVKKMKKTHESINNRLALVMKSGKYTLGYKTVLRTLRSSKSKLIIISNNCPPLRKSEIEYYAMLAKVGVHHFNGNNVDLGTACGRYYRVSCLSIIDPGDSDIIKTLPGDQ; from the exons ATGGTGGCCGTGAAGAAAATG AAGAAGACTCATGAGAGTATTAACAACAGACTTGCTCTTGTGATGAAGAGTGGGAAGTACACCCTTGGTTACAAAACAGTTCTTAGGACTCTCAGAAGCTCCAAAT CAAAGCTCATTATTATCTCAAACAATTGTCCCCCTTTGAGGAAATCTGAGATTGAGTACTATGCTATGCTTGCCAAGGTTGGAGTTCACCACTTCAATGGAA ACAATGTTGACTTGGGAACAGCTTGTGGACGATACTACCGTGTTTCATGCCTTAGCATCATTGATCCAG GTGATTCTGACATCATCAAGACCCTTCCTGGTGACCAGTAA
- the LOC113284066 gene encoding F-box/FBD/LRR-repeat protein At1g16930-like: protein MFNNDSLVFLKLKLQDRELFMLPTSICLNKLKILHLEGVRFSGEGAVQKLVAGCPILETLVMVGCHIYDEKLVDISVPSLRNFTMRHIYLPSDSRIKISNPNLSVFNYTVMECNMKNDSIDKFSSLMDAYIEVLLRPGGSYSIKRYNECFDNVGELFSGLASIRSLTLPRSTLQILSNALDLLDSLPSFDNLNKLMLTSLRQRDYFQVIAYLLQSAPSLESLVIDLVDQPRIGVIVKEEGQAVSTEFLCLKGLVLHHLKEVKISSFGGTEAEIEFLKQILTKANALQKLSVK from the exons ATGTTCAATAATGATTCTTTAGTTTTCTTGAAACTGAAGCTGCAAGATCGTGAACTTTTTATGCTACCCACTTCAATTTGTTTGAATAAGCTGAAAATACTTCATCTCGAAGGGGTTAGATTCTCGGGGGAGGGTGCAGTTCAGAAACTTGTTGCTGGTTGTCCAATTCTTGAAACTTTGGTAATGGTAGGCTGCCATATTTACGATGAAAAACTTGTTGACATTAGTGTTCCTAGTCTAAGGAATTTTACCATGCGTCATATTTATCTTCCGAGCGACTCTAGAATCAAAATCTCCAATCCGAATCTCTCAGTATTCAACTACACAGTGATGGAATGTAATATGAAGAACGACTCCATAGACAAATTCTCCTCTCTTATGGACGCATATATCGAGGTTCTCCTCCGACCAGGTGGTAGTTACAGCATAAAAAGGTACAATGAATGCTTTGACAATGTGGGTGAGCTTTTTAGCGGGTTGGCTAGCATACGGTCACTAACATTACCCAGAAGCACACTTCAG ATACTCTCAAATGCTCTAGATTTGTTGGATTCACTGCCAAGCTTTGACAACCTAAACAAATTGATGCTCACATCTCTTAGACAAAGAGAttattttcaagtgattgcatacttgctgcaaagcgCGCCTAGTCTAGAATCTCTTGTCATTGATCTGGTGGACCAG CCACGAATTGGTGTTATTGTGAAGGAAGAAGGCCAAGCAGTGTCAACAGAATTTTTGTGTTTGAAGGGTCTTGTTCTCCATCACCTCAAGGAAGTAAAGATTAGTTCCTTCGGGGGAACTGAAGCTGAGATCGAGTTCTTGAAACAAATTTTAACAAAAGCCAACGCCTTGCAGAAACTGTCTGTGAAATGA
- the LOC113284065 gene encoding factor of DNA methylation 3-like isoform X2: MATNGSMCLDEKKKRSRVVVAADESSKSKKVADRSKSPRLSDDEEFQSAAPTQDQQIEELKGEIEKLQARVRDLEKQVDEKAELETEVEILKEQVDELTGSVESLEDLNQVLTVKEFQHNDELQEARKVLIQEIGEIGESSCTATELLEIGESSSNSQCLVGIKRMGELHSKPFCDALKDICSSSSEDRFSDQSVLLCNFWEQMLKDPLWHPFKVALVDGKHRELLDEEDKLLKGLKNAWGKEAYSTVVNALLELNEYNPNGRYPVQELWNFEENRRATVNEGVAALAHHLRMYHPNGRHPLQELWNFEGLFHPTNTTSMGRNS, encoded by the exons ATGGCAACTAATGGTAGTATGTGCTTGGATGAG aagaagaagagatctagGGTGGTAGTGGCTGCAGATGAATCTAGCAAATCAAAAAAAGTGGCAGATAGATCCAAGTCCCCAAGGCTATCAGATGATGAGGAGTTTCAAAGTGCTGCTCCTACCCAAGATCAGCAAATTGAAGAACTAAAG GGTGAGATAGAGAAGCTTCAAGCAAGGGTTAGAGATTTGGAGAAACAGGTTGATGAGAAAGCTGAATTAGAAACTGAAGTGGAGATATTGAAAGAACAGGTAGATGAATTAACAGGAAGTGTTGAAAGTCTTGAAGATCTTAACCAAGTCTTAACTGTCAAAGAATTTCAGCACAATGATGAGTTACAAGAAGCTCGTAAAGTACTAATTCAG GAAATTGGAGAAATTGGAGAAAGTTCATGCACTGCCACTGAATTGCTGGAAATTGGAGAAAGTTCATCAAATTCTCAGTGTCTCGTTGGGATTAAGAGAATGGGAGAATTACATTCAAAGCCATTTTGTGATGCATTAAAAGACATTTGTAGCTCATCTTCGGAGGATCGATTTTCCGATCAGTCTGTCCTGCTTTGCAACTTTTGGGAGCAAATGCTCAAAGACCCCCTTTGGCATCCATTTAAAGTTGCCCTTGTTGATGGCAAACATCGG GAGTTGCTCGACGAGGAGGATAAATTATTGAAAGGTTTGAAGAATGCATGGGGGAAAGAAGCATATTCTACAGTTGTGAATGCACTTCTGGAGCTCAATGAGTATAACCCAAATGGCAGATATCCAGTTCAAGAGCTTTGGAACTTTGAGGAGAACAGGAGGGCTACTGTGAATGAAGGAGTTGCGGCACTTGCTCATCACTTGAGAATGTATCATCCAAATGGTAGACATCCACTTCAAGAGCTTTGGAACTTTGAGGGATTGTTTCATCCAACTAACACTACTAGTATGGGAAGAAATTCGTAG
- the LOC113284065 gene encoding factor of DNA methylation 3-like isoform X1: MATNGSMCLDEKKKKRSRVVVAADESSKSKKVADRSKSPRLSDDEEFQSAAPTQDQQIEELKGEIEKLQARVRDLEKQVDEKAELETEVEILKEQVDELTGSVESLEDLNQVLTVKEFQHNDELQEARKVLIQEIGEIGESSCTATELLEIGESSSNSQCLVGIKRMGELHSKPFCDALKDICSSSSEDRFSDQSVLLCNFWEQMLKDPLWHPFKVALVDGKHRELLDEEDKLLKGLKNAWGKEAYSTVVNALLELNEYNPNGRYPVQELWNFEENRRATVNEGVAALAHHLRMYHPNGRHPLQELWNFEGLFHPTNTTSMGRNS, encoded by the exons ATGGCAACTAATGGTAGTATGTGCTTGGATGAG aagaagaagaagagatctagGGTGGTAGTGGCTGCAGATGAATCTAGCAAATCAAAAAAAGTGGCAGATAGATCCAAGTCCCCAAGGCTATCAGATGATGAGGAGTTTCAAAGTGCTGCTCCTACCCAAGATCAGCAAATTGAAGAACTAAAG GGTGAGATAGAGAAGCTTCAAGCAAGGGTTAGAGATTTGGAGAAACAGGTTGATGAGAAAGCTGAATTAGAAACTGAAGTGGAGATATTGAAAGAACAGGTAGATGAATTAACAGGAAGTGTTGAAAGTCTTGAAGATCTTAACCAAGTCTTAACTGTCAAAGAATTTCAGCACAATGATGAGTTACAAGAAGCTCGTAAAGTACTAATTCAG GAAATTGGAGAAATTGGAGAAAGTTCATGCACTGCCACTGAATTGCTGGAAATTGGAGAAAGTTCATCAAATTCTCAGTGTCTCGTTGGGATTAAGAGAATGGGAGAATTACATTCAAAGCCATTTTGTGATGCATTAAAAGACATTTGTAGCTCATCTTCGGAGGATCGATTTTCCGATCAGTCTGTCCTGCTTTGCAACTTTTGGGAGCAAATGCTCAAAGACCCCCTTTGGCATCCATTTAAAGTTGCCCTTGTTGATGGCAAACATCGG GAGTTGCTCGACGAGGAGGATAAATTATTGAAAGGTTTGAAGAATGCATGGGGGAAAGAAGCATATTCTACAGTTGTGAATGCACTTCTGGAGCTCAATGAGTATAACCCAAATGGCAGATATCCAGTTCAAGAGCTTTGGAACTTTGAGGAGAACAGGAGGGCTACTGTGAATGAAGGAGTTGCGGCACTTGCTCATCACTTGAGAATGTATCATCCAAATGGTAGACATCCACTTCAAGAGCTTTGGAACTTTGAGGGATTGTTTCATCCAACTAACACTACTAGTATGGGAAGAAATTCGTAG
- the LOC113278368 gene encoding uncharacterized protein LOC113278368 codes for MATNGSMCLDEKKKKRSRTVVAAERSSRSKKVAADRSKLPRLSKAELEIKKEILNEKIAKLREDIENLEDLKQVLIIRIRQQNDELEVLEYMVHIYHGEY; via the exons ATGGCAACTAATGGCAGCATGTGCTTGGATGAG aagaagaagaagagatctagGACTGTAGTGGCTGCAGAGAGATCTAGCAGATCAAAAAAAGTGGCTGCAGATAGATCCAAGTTACCAAGGCTATCAAAAGCTGAACTAGAAATTAAAAAGGAGATATTGAATGAAAAAATAGCTAAATTAAGAGAAGATATTGAGAATCTGGAAGATCTTAAACAAGTCTTAATTATCAGAATACGTCAGCAGAATGATGAGTTAGAAGTATTGGAATATATGGTACATATCTACCACGGAGAATATTGA